Proteins encoded together in one Lathyrus oleraceus cultivar Zhongwan6 chromosome 5, CAAS_Psat_ZW6_1.0, whole genome shotgun sequence window:
- the LOC127083167 gene encoding protein NONRESPONDING TO OXYLIPINS 2, mitochondrial, with product MASSQCTRRLFSISSFKSALRPTTNASPSITPHRRFSPFIRNCVYQLGSVQSLLPLHNTVATCRMVSNLSVDSRNCHDVSQVTLSCNHPGP from the exons ATGGCTTCTTCTCAATGCACTCGACGTCTTTTCTCCATCTCTTCCTTCAAATCAGCTCTCAGACCCACCACTAACGCTTCTCCTTCGATTACCCCTCACCGTCGATTCTCACCCTTTATCAG AAATTGTGTATACCAGCTTGGGAGTGTGCAATCACTTTTGCCTCTTCACAATACAGTAGCAACTTGTAGAATGGTGTCAAATCTTAGCGTTGATTCAAGGAATTGTCATGATGTTTCACAGGTTACTCTTTCTTGCAACCATCCTGGACCCTAG